In the genome of Dioscorea cayenensis subsp. rotundata cultivar TDr96_F1 chromosome 1, TDr96_F1_v2_PseudoChromosome.rev07_lg8_w22 25.fasta, whole genome shotgun sequence, one region contains:
- the LOC120258348 gene encoding uncharacterized protein LOC120258348, producing MGPERFMSHEEGDRGHTKSLLLNVQDNSETAATSEEISHIQHGKLPKLSIEIPSTSVQDASIDFVALNMPLTSNCASPNVNPFPTKSPTSFNRKHKSPDISSYKPKPSIKKILLPRLSFKFRSPVSEIDKCDVIVQDDSSATSSEKPSVLRSLSFTKLFSSTPRGSSSLPVTPVAHLHGMFSLRTTPVGTSMSDRKEFKKKIHRSLSLPAVAKPKNIKRMDSLGNMYRVIPTPRIVDMSCATPEIIASPDHESNDDGEDIAEEEAVCRICMIELCEGGDTLKLECSCKGELALAHKECALKWFILRGSKNCEVCKQEVKNLPVTLLRIHNIQAAVVQTGTISQRIVCNYGVFQEMPVLVFVSMLAYFCFLEQLLVADNGFTALAIAVPFSFILGLLASMTSSTMVAGTCTWIYSSVQFVLVVLFAHLFYSMFHMQSIMSVVLATFTGFAITMCGSSIIVEFLRWRIRLHA from the exons ATGGGACCTGAAAGGTTCATGTCTCATGAAGAAGGTGACAGGGGTCACACAAAATCTCTTCTTCTTAATGTGCAG GATAACAGTGAGACAGCTGCAACATCAGAAGAAATTTCACATATTCAGCATGGGAAACTCCCCAAGCTTTCTATAGAGATACCCTCTACTAGTGTGCAGGATGCATCCATAGATTTTGTAGCACTGAATATGCCTTTAACATCAAATTGTGCTTCTCCTAATGTTAATCCTTTCCCCACAAAAAGCCCTACATCTTTCAACAGAAAACATAAATCCCCTGATATCTCATCATATAAACCCAAAccatccataaaaaaaattctccttcCAAGGCTGAGCTTTAAGTTCCGGAGTCCAGTTTCTGAGATTGATAAATGTGATGTTATAGTTCAAGATGATTCATCAGCAACAAGCAGCGAGAAGCCTTCTGTATTGAGGTCATTATCCTTCACTAAGTTGTTCTCATCGACACCAAGAGGATCATCATCTCTTCCTGTTACTCCTGTTGCTCATTTGCATGGCATGTTTTCACTTAGAACTACCCCAGTTGGCACCTCCATGTCAGAT AGAAAAGAGTTCAAGAAGAAGATACATCGTTCACTTTCTCTGCCTGCAGTTGCCAAAcccaaaaacattaaaagaatGGATTCTTTAGGCAACATGTATCGCGTAATTCCAACTCCAAGAATAGTAGACATGAGTTGTGCCACACCCGAGATCATAGCTTCTCCAGACCATG AAAGTAATGATGATGGTGAGGATATTGCTGAAGAGGAGGCTGTCTGTCGTATTTGCATGATTGAACTATGCGAAGGTGGTGACACACTCAAATTAGAATGTAGCTGCAAAGGAGAACTTGCCCTAGCCCATAAAGAATGTGCTTTGAAGTGGTTTATTCTTAGAGGTTCCAAAAATTGTGAAGTTTGTAAGCAAGAGGTCAAAAACCTACCTGTTACACTTTTACGTATTCACAATATTCAGGCAGCTGTTGTTCAAACAGGCACCATATCACAAAGAATCGTCTGTAATTACGG GGTCTTTCAGGAAATGCCGGTCCTAGTGTTTGTCAGCATGCTTGCCTACTTCTGTTTCTTGGAACAGCTATTG GTTGCTGATAATGGTTTCACTGCTCTGGCCATTGCCGTGCCTTTCTCTTTCATCTTGGGTCTTCTAGCAAGCATGACTTCCTCGACAATGG TGGCTGGGACATGCACTTGGATTTATTCATCAGTTCAGTTTGTGTTGGTTGTGCTGTTTGCTCATCTATTTTACTCTATG TTTCATATGCAATCTATTATGTCAGTGGTACTTGCGACATTTACTGGGTTTGCCATTACAATGTGTGGGAGTTCCATCATTGTTGAGTTCTTGAGATGGAGAATCAGGTTACATGCGTAG
- the LOC120260808 gene encoding serine/threonine-protein kinase GRIK2, which translates to MCGDNCPIEMGCCGCFGFLRKPQRSLVPIRGTGPRFSQEFLLPEGGDDVDGALFNADGTEIMNGNVSGFRPPSKGAEEILLFRARSGLICREIPVKETRQVIRTEDENGNKMVNEYVREYKIGSGSYGKVVLYRSTKDGKHYAIKVFHKSHLLKLRVAPSETAMTDVLREVSIMKMLDHPNIVNLIEVIDDPTTDHFYMVLEYVKGKRVCDGSGSCLSESTSRRYLRDIVAGLIYLHAHNIVHGDIKPDNLLVTSNGNVKIGDFSVSQVFEDDNDELRRSPGTPVFTAPECCLGVTYHGKAADTWAVGITLYCMVVGQYPFLGDTLQDTYDKIVNNPLTVPIDMNPLLRSLLEGLLCKDPKQRMTLRATAEHPWVVGDEGPISEFLCRCRRNSSS; encoded by the exons ATGTGTGGAGATAATTGCCCCATTGAGATGGGCTGTTGTGGTTGCTTCGGCTTCTTGAGGAAGCCTCAGAGATCCCTAGTACCCATCCGCGGCACTGGCCCCCGCTTCTCCCAGGAGTTTCTCTTGCCCGAAGGCGGAGATGATGTTGATGGTGCCCTATTTAATGCAGATGGGACTGAAATTATGAACGGAAATGTAAGTGGCTTTCGCCCTCCTTCTAAAGGCGCTGAAGAGATCCTCTTGTTCAGAGCTCGAAGTGGCTTGATATGCAGGGAAATCCCAGTCAAGGAAACTCGCCAAGTTATTCGTACTGAG GATGAGAATGGAAATAAGATGGTTAATGAGTATGTCCGTGAGTACAAGATTGGGTCTGGTAGCTATGGCAAAGTG GTTCTGTACCGGAGCACTAAAGATGGTAAACACTATGCAATCAAG GTTTTCCACAAATCACATCTGCTAAAGTTGCGAGTAGCACCATCAGAAACTGCCATGACTGATGTTCTTAGGGAG GTATCTATCATGAAAATGTTGGACCATCCAAACATCGTTAATCTAATTGAGGTTATTGATGACCCAACTACAGATCACTTTTACATGG TTCTAGAGTATGTCAAAGGCAAGAGGGTATGTGACGGTTCTGGTTCTTGTCTGAGCGAAAGTACTTCCAGAAGATATCTGCGAGACATAGTTGCTGGTCTCATTTATCTACATGCTCAT AATATTGTTCATGGAGACATTAAACCTGATAACCTTCTGGTGACAAGCAATGGAAATGTGAAGATAGGAGATTTCAGTGTTAGCCAGGTTTTTGAG GATGACAATGATGAGCTCCGTAGATCCCCAGGGACTCCTGTATTTACTGCGCCAGAGTGCTGTCTAG GTGTGACATACCATGGTAAAGCTGCTGACACATGGGCGGTTGGAATTACCTTGTATTGCATGGTTGTGGGTCAGTACCCTTTTCTCGGAGACACTCTACAAGACACTTATGACAAG ATAGTGAATAACCCACTGACAGTGCCGATTGATATGAATCCACTATTAAGAAGCTTACTGGAAGGCCTCCTCTGCAAAG ATCCCAAGCAACGAATGACGCTCCGTGCCACGGCTGAGCATCCTTGGGTTGTTGGGGATGAGGGTCCAATATCAGAGTTTTTGTGCAGGTGCAGGCGCAACAGTTCTTCATGA